One window of Chryseobacterium indologenes genomic DNA carries:
- a CDS encoding glycine--tRNA ligase translates to MAKQEDVFKKVISHAKEYGFIFPSSEIYDGLSAVYDYGQNGAELKNNIKQYWWKAMVQLNENIVGIDSAILMHPTTWKASGHVDAFNDPLIDNKDSKKRFRADVLVEDYCAKIEDKENKEIEKAAKRFGDAFDKDQFVATNPKILEYRAKREAILSRLAKSLENEDLADVKALIEELEIADPDTGSKNWTEVRQFNLMFGTKLGASADSAMDLYLRPETAQGIFVNFLNVQKTSRHKLPFGIAQIGKAFRNEIVARQFIFRMREFEQMEMQFFVAPGTELEFYEQWKQKRLNWHRALGLGNDNYRFHDHEKLAHYANAAADIEFNFPFGFKELEGIHSRTDFDLKAHEEFSGRKLQFFDPERNENYVPYVVETSVGLDRLFLSIFSHCLKDEVLEDGSERTVLSLPPALAPIKAAILPLMKKDGLAEYAEKIFNDLKYDFNLFYEEKDAIGKRYRRQDAIGTPYCITIDHDSLTDHTVTIRDRDTMQQERVPVSELRRIIDEKTNFRNLLSQL, encoded by the coding sequence ATGGCAAAGCAAGAAGATGTTTTCAAGAAAGTGATTTCTCACGCTAAAGAATATGGTTTTATTTTCCCATCAAGTGAGATCTATGATGGTTTATCCGCTGTTTATGATTATGGACAGAACGGGGCCGAACTTAAAAATAATATCAAACAATACTGGTGGAAAGCTATGGTACAGCTTAACGAAAATATTGTGGGTATTGATTCGGCGATTTTGATGCACCCGACAACATGGAAGGCATCAGGCCACGTAGACGCTTTCAACGATCCATTGATTGATAATAAAGATTCTAAGAAACGTTTCAGAGCAGACGTTTTGGTGGAAGACTACTGTGCTAAAATTGAAGATAAAGAGAACAAAGAAATTGAAAAAGCGGCGAAAAGATTCGGGGATGCTTTCGATAAAGATCAGTTTGTTGCCACAAATCCAAAAATTCTGGAATACAGAGCAAAAAGAGAGGCTATTCTTTCAAGACTGGCAAAATCTCTGGAAAATGAAGATCTTGCTGATGTAAAAGCTTTGATTGAAGAACTTGAAATTGCAGATCCTGATACCGGTTCTAAAAACTGGACAGAAGTAAGACAGTTCAACCTGATGTTCGGAACAAAGCTGGGAGCTTCTGCAGACAGTGCAATGGATCTTTACCTTAGACCGGAAACGGCTCAGGGTATTTTCGTTAACTTCTTAAACGTACAAAAAACTTCACGTCATAAGCTTCCTTTCGGTATTGCGCAGATTGGTAAGGCATTCAGAAATGAGATTGTTGCAAGACAGTTTATCTTCAGAATGCGTGAGTTTGAACAGATGGAAATGCAGTTCTTCGTTGCTCCGGGAACAGAGCTTGAGTTCTATGAGCAGTGGAAACAAAAACGTCTGAACTGGCACAGAGCTTTAGGTCTTGGAAATGACAACTACAGATTCCACGATCATGAGAAATTGGCTCACTACGCGAATGCTGCGGCTGATATTGAGTTTAACTTCCCATTCGGATTTAAAGAGCTGGAAGGTATTCACTCAAGAACAGATTTCGACTTAAAGGCGCATGAAGAATTCTCAGGAAGAAAACTTCAGTTCTTTGATCCTGAAAGAAACGAAAACTATGTTCCTTATGTAGTGGAAACTTCAGTAGGTTTAGACAGATTATTCCTATCCATTTTCTCTCACTGCTTAAAAGATGAAGTATTGGAAGACGGTTCAGAAAGAACGGTTTTATCTTTACCTCCGGCATTAGCGCCAATTAAAGCGGCTATTCTTCCATTGATGAAGAAAGATGGTTTAGCAGAATATGCAGAAAAAATCTTCAATGATCTGAAGTATGACTTCAACTTATTCTACGAGGAGAAGGATGCGATTGGAAAACGTTACAGAAGACAGGATGCTATCGGTACTCCATACTGTATCACTATTGACCACGACTCTCTTACTGATCATACAGTAACCATCAGAGACAGAGATACGATGCAGCAGGAAAGAGTTCCTGTTTCAGAGTTGAGACGAATCATCGACGAAAAAACGAACTTCAGAAATTTACTTTCTCAATTATAA
- a CDS encoding pseudouridine synthase: MLEILYRDEHLIAINKPSGLLVHKSFYAGEADTYAIQELKKQIGQKVFPVHRLDRKTSGVLLFTLDKDTLRTMSEQFASREVEKKYLAILRGWAKEEETIDYDLVNENEVKQNAVTYYRRLQTSEIDLPFLKHQTSRYCLVEAIPETGRFHQLRKHFKHILHPILGCRKHGCNKQNKLWLQTFDINKMTLHAHQLIFNHPVSNERITVNATIDEEFKRVGDILKFDLSAYS; encoded by the coding sequence ATGTTAGAAATTCTTTATCGCGACGAGCATCTTATTGCCATCAACAAACCCAGCGGATTACTGGTTCATAAATCTTTCTATGCGGGAGAAGCCGATACCTACGCTATCCAGGAGTTGAAGAAACAGATTGGACAGAAAGTGTTTCCTGTGCATCGATTAGACCGGAAAACTTCAGGTGTTCTGCTGTTTACTTTAGATAAAGATACGCTTAGAACGATGAGCGAACAGTTTGCATCACGCGAAGTGGAGAAAAAATATCTTGCAATTCTTCGTGGTTGGGCTAAAGAAGAAGAAACCATCGATTACGACCTGGTTAATGAAAATGAAGTTAAGCAAAATGCTGTTACTTATTATCGTCGTTTGCAGACTTCGGAAATAGATTTACCTTTTTTAAAACATCAGACTTCTAGATATTGTTTGGTAGAAGCTATTCCTGAAACGGGAAGGTTTCATCAGCTGAGAAAACATTTTAAACATATTCTGCATCCTATTTTAGGCTGTCGTAAGCACGGCTGCAATAAGCAAAATAAATTGTGGCTTCAGACATTTGACATCAATAAAATGACGCTCCATGCCCATCAATTGATTTTTAATCATCCTGTTTCTAACGAAAGAATTACGGTAAATGCCACTATAGATGAAGAGTTCAAAAGAGTAGGGGATATTCTGAAATTCGATCTGAGTGCATACTCTTAA
- a CDS encoding quinone-dependent dihydroorotate dehydrogenase, translating to MYKSLIRPILFKFDPEDVHHFTFSMLKNFGFFTKLFFPKPVEDKRLEREVFGLKFKNPVGLAAGFDKNAVLFNELGDLGFGFVEIGTVTPRAQAGNPRKRLFRLIEDGGIINRMGFNNEGLEAAIEKLKSNKGKIIIGGNIGKNTDTSPENYTQDYLDCFEGLHPHVDYFVLNVSCPNVGSHAKLEDVEYLRELITEVKKINQSKSVQKPILLKIAPDLNNNQLDEIIDLIAETKIDGIVVSNTSVNREGLKTSPEVLEQIGNGGLSGKPIRERSTKMIKYLSDKSNRAFPIIGVGGIHSAKDAMEKLDAGASLIQLYTGFIYEGPELINEINKELLKRASRLPR from the coding sequence ATGTATAAATCGCTCATTCGTCCGATTCTTTTCAAATTTGATCCTGAAGATGTTCATCACTTTACATTTTCAATGCTTAAGAATTTTGGATTTTTCACTAAATTATTTTTCCCAAAACCTGTTGAAGACAAACGTCTGGAAAGAGAAGTTTTCGGATTGAAATTTAAAAATCCTGTAGGATTGGCTGCCGGTTTCGATAAAAATGCAGTTTTGTTCAACGAATTGGGAGACTTAGGTTTCGGATTTGTAGAAATCGGAACGGTAACCCCAAGAGCACAGGCCGGAAATCCAAGAAAAAGATTATTTCGTTTGATAGAAGATGGCGGAATTATCAACAGAATGGGATTTAATAATGAAGGTCTTGAAGCGGCTATTGAAAAATTGAAATCCAACAAAGGAAAAATTATTATCGGTGGAAACATCGGAAAAAATACAGATACAAGCCCGGAAAACTATACTCAGGATTATCTGGATTGTTTTGAAGGTCTTCATCCTCACGTAGACTACTTTGTACTGAATGTAAGCTGTCCCAACGTTGGAAGTCACGCCAAACTTGAAGATGTAGAATATTTGAGAGAGCTGATTACAGAAGTGAAGAAGATCAACCAGTCAAAATCTGTACAGAAACCTATACTCCTGAAAATTGCACCGGATCTTAATAATAATCAATTAGACGAAATCATTGATCTGATCGCAGAAACAAAGATTGATGGTATTGTAGTTTCCAATACTTCTGTCAACAGAGAAGGTCTGAAAACCTCTCCGGAAGTTTTAGAACAGATTGGAAACGGAGGTTTGAGCGGAAAGCCGATTCGTGAAAGAAGTACAAAAATGATCAAATACCTTTCCGATAAAAGTAACAGAGCATTCCCAATCATTGGAGTAGGAGGAATACATTCTGCAAAAGATGCAATGGAGAAATTAGATGCGGGAGCCAGCCT